A stretch of Geomonas oryzisoli DNA encodes these proteins:
- the cybH gene encoding Ni/Fe-hydrogenase, b-type cytochrome subunit, with protein MSDRCKFKQYVWELPLRWFHWINVLAIVILSGTGYLIGHPVTLGASASDYAMGWIRFVHFVAAYAFTVSVASRVVWAFIGNEHASWRAFFPMYTAAGREKLRHMIRYYTLQTHEVPEIVGHNPLATTAYFVLFLIYLGMILTGFAMYATHAPGGVMFKSLGFMYSHFTLQGMRLAHHFGMWLIFGFVINHIYSAWLMDIKEHGGEISSMFSGYKFTVKKGD; from the coding sequence ATGTCGGATCGTTGCAAGTTCAAGCAGTACGTCTGGGAACTGCCGCTGCGCTGGTTCCACTGGATCAACGTGCTGGCCATCGTCATCCTGTCCGGCACCGGGTACCTGATCGGGCACCCTGTCACCCTCGGGGCGAGCGCGAGCGACTACGCCATGGGATGGATCCGCTTCGTCCACTTCGTCGCCGCCTACGCCTTCACCGTGAGCGTCGCCTCGCGCGTGGTGTGGGCCTTCATCGGCAACGAGCACGCCAGCTGGCGCGCCTTCTTCCCCATGTACACCGCGGCGGGTAGGGAAAAGCTGCGGCACATGATACGCTACTACACGCTGCAGACCCACGAGGTGCCGGAGATCGTGGGGCACAACCCGCTGGCGACCACCGCCTACTTCGTGCTCTTCCTGATCTACCTGGGCATGATCCTCACCGGCTTCGCCATGTACGCCACCCACGCACCGGGCGGGGTGATGTTCAAGTCGCTCGGCTTCATGTACTCCCACTTCACCCTGCAGGGGATGCGCCTGGCCCACCATTTCGGGATGTGGCTCATCTTCGGCTTCGTCATCAACCACATCTACAGCGCTTGGCTGATGGACATCAAGGAGCACGGCGGCGAAATCTCCAGCATGTTCAGCGGTTACAAGTTCACCGTGAAAAAAGGAGATTGA
- a CDS encoding nickel-dependent hydrogenase large subunit, giving the protein MSKIVVDPITRIEGHLRVEAEVSGGKISNAWVSGTMFRGIETILKGRDPRDAWYWTQRFCGVCTTVHSIASIRAVEDALKIPVPPNAQLIRNIIIAIQNTQDHVIHFYHLHALDWVDITSGLKADPVKTAQLAASISDWPNNSPTYFKSVQDKVKAFVASGRLGPFANAYWGHPAYKLPPEANLMATAHYLEALEWQKDIIKIHAILGSKNPHPQTFLVGGMSIPIDPDSQNALNADKLIEIKRLLHKAQEFVEKVYIPDLLAVASFYKDWAGIGAGVGNYMCYPEFPDAAGKPWLPGGAILNRDISKVVPLDQKKITEHVEHSWYQDAGSEGKGVHPWEGSSEPNYTGPKPPYQYLDTDKKYSWVKAPRYEEKPMEVGPLSRVLVAYVSGHKETKAAVDLVLKKLGVGPEALFSTLGRTGARGIDCLVIAQQAPKWLDELIGNIAKGDLRIHSNELWDPSTWPAEAHGYGWHEAPRGGLGHWIKIKDQKILNYQAVVPSTWNASPRDAKGQAGPYEAALLGTPVADPEKPLEILRTIHSFDPCLACAVHVLDATGNEMVRVKAS; this is encoded by the coding sequence ATGAGCAAGATCGTTGTCGACCCGATCACCAGGATCGAAGGGCACCTGCGCGTCGAGGCGGAAGTCTCCGGCGGCAAGATCAGCAATGCCTGGGTCTCCGGCACCATGTTCCGCGGCATCGAGACCATCCTCAAGGGGCGCGACCCGCGCGACGCCTGGTACTGGACCCAGCGCTTCTGCGGCGTCTGTACCACGGTGCACTCGATCGCCTCCATCCGCGCCGTCGAGGACGCGCTGAAGATCCCCGTGCCCCCCAACGCGCAGCTGATCCGCAACATCATCATCGCCATCCAGAACACCCAGGACCACGTGATCCACTTCTACCACCTGCACGCCCTGGACTGGGTGGACATCACCTCGGGGCTCAAGGCCGACCCGGTGAAGACCGCGCAGTTGGCCGCCTCCATCTCGGACTGGCCCAACAACTCGCCTACCTACTTCAAGTCGGTGCAGGACAAGGTGAAGGCCTTCGTCGCCTCGGGGCGGCTCGGCCCCTTCGCCAACGCCTACTGGGGGCACCCCGCCTACAAGCTCCCCCCCGAGGCGAACCTGATGGCCACCGCCCATTACCTGGAGGCGCTGGAGTGGCAAAAGGACATCATCAAGATCCACGCCATCCTGGGAAGCAAGAACCCGCACCCGCAGACCTTCCTGGTGGGTGGGATGTCGATCCCCATCGACCCGGACTCGCAGAACGCCCTGAACGCGGACAAGCTGATCGAGATAAAGCGCCTCTTGCACAAGGCCCAGGAATTCGTGGAGAAGGTCTACATCCCCGACCTCCTGGCGGTCGCCTCCTTCTACAAGGATTGGGCGGGGATCGGCGCCGGGGTCGGCAACTACATGTGCTACCCCGAGTTCCCGGACGCCGCCGGCAAGCCGTGGCTCCCCGGCGGCGCCATCCTGAACCGGGACATCTCCAAGGTGGTGCCGCTGGACCAGAAGAAGATCACCGAACACGTGGAGCACTCCTGGTACCAGGATGCGGGGAGCGAGGGGAAAGGGGTGCACCCGTGGGAGGGCTCCAGCGAGCCCAACTACACCGGCCCCAAGCCCCCCTACCAGTACCTCGACACGGACAAGAAGTACTCCTGGGTCAAGGCGCCGCGCTACGAGGAGAAACCGATGGAGGTCGGGCCGCTCTCCCGCGTGCTGGTCGCCTACGTCTCCGGGCACAAGGAGACCAAGGCGGCGGTGGACCTGGTGCTGAAGAAACTGGGCGTCGGCCCGGAGGCGCTCTTCTCCACCCTGGGGCGGACCGGCGCCCGCGGCATCGACTGCCTGGTCATCGCGCAGCAGGCCCCCAAGTGGCTGGACGAACTGATCGGCAACATCGCCAAGGGTGACCTGAGGATCCACTCCAACGAGCTGTGGGATCCCTCCACCTGGCCCGCCGAGGCGCACGGCTACGGCTGGCACGAGGCGCCCCGCGGCGGCCTGGGGCACTGGATCAAGATCAAGGACCAGAAGATACTCAACTACCAGGCGGTGGTCCCCTCCACCTGGAACGCGTCGCCGCGCGACGCCAAGGGGCAGGCGGGTCCCTACGAGGCGGCGCTTTTGGGCACGCCGGTCGCCGACCCGGAAAAGCCGCTGGAGATCCTGCGCACCATCCACTCCTTCGACCCCTGCCTGGCCTGCGCCGTGCACGTCCTCGACGCCACCGGGAACGAGATGGTCAGGGTGAAGGCATCCTAG
- a CDS encoding PocR ligand-binding domain-containing protein produces the protein MKYSIAELLDIPKLQTILDSLYAVSGIPSAIIDLEGTILTGSGWQEICTRFHRGNHTTELFCIESDRKITSGLQDQQRHVQITCPLGLTDTATPLIIEGEHLANIFTGQLFLQPPDRGRFRLQAQQYGFDEASYLLAMDRVPVISQDRLDQNLSFIANLTELLAIQGLTQLRSLEVQECLRESEERLQQIISSAQEGIIVYDRGLRFQVWNRYMETLSGYRAEQVLGKLPQDVFPMLEKAGVVQRLQRVLAGNGVESDEVELRAPDSGRTIWHADTLAPFRNAGGEIVGVIATVRDITERKQTEEQLRQALKMESVGRLAGGVAHDFNNMLTVIMGQAQLAQMKINPGHPLWHPLEEISRAAQRSSQITRQLLAFSRKEIIDPRPIDLNQLVGEAQKTLLRLIEESITLNFRPGADLWSVEMDPSQVDQVLVNLAVNARDAMPDGGVLSIHTDNIYLSQKSCQYLRDSVPGEYVQLVVSDTGVGMGDEVLEHIFEPFYTTKEMGKGTGLGLATVYGIVRQNGGFINVYSELGHGTSFKIYLPRTSGATPAEMQRRCTDVRIGTGTVLLVEDNEMVRNVTRSYLKELGYHVIVADTPQAGIDICTRRENRIDLVLTDVIMPGMSGSEMVQEIKANFPDVKVLFMSGYTADLVARSGVVEEGMHFIQKPFDISTLSVKIEDTFLSDD, from the coding sequence ATGAAATACTCAATCGCCGAACTTCTCGACATCCCGAAACTGCAGACGATCCTCGACAGCCTCTATGCGGTGTCCGGGATCCCCTCGGCGATCATCGACCTGGAGGGAACCATCCTGACCGGCTCCGGGTGGCAGGAAATCTGTACCAGGTTCCACCGCGGCAACCACACCACCGAGCTGTTCTGCATTGAAAGCGACCGGAAAATCACCAGCGGGCTCCAGGACCAGCAGCGCCACGTTCAGATCACCTGCCCCCTGGGACTCACCGACACCGCCACGCCGCTTATCATAGAGGGCGAACACCTCGCCAACATCTTCACCGGGCAGCTCTTCCTGCAACCTCCCGATCGCGGCCGTTTCCGGCTTCAGGCGCAGCAGTACGGCTTCGACGAGGCATCCTACCTGCTGGCCATGGACCGCGTCCCGGTCATCAGCCAGGACCGGCTGGACCAGAACCTTTCTTTCATCGCCAACCTTACCGAACTGCTCGCCATCCAGGGGCTGACCCAGTTGAGAAGTCTGGAGGTCCAGGAGTGCCTGCGCGAGAGCGAGGAACGCCTGCAGCAGATCATCTCCAGCGCCCAGGAAGGGATCATCGTTTACGATCGAGGCCTGCGCTTTCAGGTCTGGAACCGCTACATGGAGACGCTCTCCGGTTACCGCGCCGAGCAGGTCCTCGGGAAACTCCCCCAGGATGTCTTTCCCATGCTCGAGAAGGCGGGGGTGGTCCAGAGGCTGCAGCGGGTGCTCGCCGGCAACGGCGTCGAATCTGACGAGGTGGAACTGAGAGCCCCCGATTCGGGCCGCACCATCTGGCATGCGGACACCCTGGCGCCGTTTAGAAACGCCGGCGGCGAAATCGTCGGCGTCATCGCCACCGTGCGTGACATCACCGAGCGCAAACAGACCGAAGAACAACTGCGCCAGGCGCTGAAAATGGAATCGGTGGGGAGGCTGGCCGGAGGGGTGGCCCACGATTTCAACAACATGCTCACCGTGATCATGGGGCAGGCACAACTCGCGCAGATGAAGATCAATCCGGGGCATCCGCTGTGGCACCCGCTGGAGGAGATTTCAAGGGCGGCGCAGCGCTCGAGCCAGATCACCCGCCAGTTGCTCGCCTTCTCCCGCAAGGAGATCATCGACCCGCGGCCGATCGACCTGAACCAGCTCGTGGGCGAGGCGCAGAAGACGCTGCTGAGGCTCATCGAGGAGAGTATCACGTTGAACTTCCGCCCCGGAGCCGACCTTTGGAGCGTGGAAATGGATCCCTCCCAGGTCGACCAGGTGCTGGTGAATCTCGCCGTCAACGCCCGCGACGCCATGCCCGACGGGGGGGTGCTCTCCATCCACACGGACAACATCTATCTGAGCCAGAAGAGCTGCCAGTATCTGCGCGACTCCGTCCCGGGCGAGTACGTGCAACTGGTGGTGAGCGACACGGGGGTAGGGATGGGAGACGAGGTGCTGGAGCACATCTTCGAACCCTTCTACACCACCAAGGAAATGGGCAAGGGAACCGGGCTCGGGCTCGCCACCGTGTACGGCATCGTCCGGCAAAACGGCGGCTTCATCAACGTCTACTCGGAGTTAGGCCACGGCACCTCCTTCAAGATCTACCTCCCCCGCACCAGCGGCGCCACCCCCGCCGAGATGCAGAGAAGGTGCACCGATGTCCGGATCGGCACCGGCACCGTACTGCTGGTCGAGGACAACGAAATGGTGCGCAACGTCACCAGGTCGTACCTGAAGGAGTTGGGGTATCACGTCATCGTTGCCGACACCCCCCAGGCCGGGATCGACATCTGCACCAGGAGGGAGAACAGGATCGACCTGGTGTTGACCGACGTCATCATGCCCGGCATGAGCGGCAGCGAAATGGTCCAGGAGATCAAGGCGAACTTCCCCGACGTGAAGGTGCTGTTCATGTCCGGCTACACGGCCGACCTGGTGGCGAGGAGCGGCGTGGTCGAAGAGGGGATGCACTTCATCCAGAAACCGTTCGACATCAGCACCCTGTCCGTCAAGATCGAGGACACCTTCCTCTCCGACGACTGA
- a CDS encoding response regulator — protein sequence MGKKTVLVVDDTVDNLIILYKVLRSEYEVIGANSGAEALRLAQATPPDLILLDIMMPEMDGYELCRLLKQDPRLRDIPVFFISALNEEVDEARGFEAGAVDFITKPIKPAILTRRVAVHLELRSQKETLQRRNQELQAALSRVKELSGLLPICMTCKKIRDDQGYWNQLESYISEHSEVLFSHSYCPDCAEVVMKDFLK from the coding sequence GTGGGTAAAAAAACAGTTCTTGTCGTAGACGATACCGTCGACAATCTCATCATCCTCTACAAGGTGCTTCGGTCCGAGTATGAAGTGATCGGTGCCAACAGCGGCGCCGAGGCGCTGCGGCTCGCGCAAGCCACCCCGCCCGACCTGATCCTGCTGGACATCATGATGCCGGAGATGGACGGCTATGAGCTGTGCCGCCTGCTCAAACAGGACCCGCGACTCCGTGACATCCCCGTCTTCTTCATCTCCGCGCTGAACGAGGAGGTCGACGAGGCCCGCGGTTTCGAGGCGGGCGCGGTGGATTTCATCACCAAACCGATCAAACCGGCCATCCTGACCCGCCGCGTGGCGGTACACCTGGAACTGCGCTCCCAGAAAGAGACCCTGCAGCGGCGCAACCAGGAACTGCAGGCCGCCCTCTCCAGGGTGAAGGAGCTGTCCGGGCTCCTCCCCATCTGCATGACCTGCAAGAAGATCCGCGACGACCAGGGGTACTGGAACCAGTTGGAGTCGTACATCTCCGAACATTCCGAGGTCCTGTTCAGCCATAGCTACTGTCCAGACTGTGCCGAGGTGGTCATGAAGGATTTTCTCAAGTAG
- the modA gene encoding molybdate ABC transporter substrate-binding protein: MKKALIQAASSLLVLLALATPVLAGEIAVSAAASLKEAMNEIAERFEKLHPGVRIVPNYGASGTLAKQIESGAPADIFISANEEWMTYLKQRRLVSASDTLACNTLVFAGGTDRKVTDMRDLVALGRIAMGSPKSVPAGEYATEAIKKAGLTQQLSGKLVFAKDVRQSMMYAERGEVDGAFVYRTDALLGKRARILFTVPQQLYPRISYPMALTTSAAGKNEAAAFFRYLKQPEAVSVLRKNGFTF; this comes from the coding sequence ATGAAGAAAGCACTGATCCAGGCAGCATCGTCCCTCTTGGTCCTGTTGGCGTTGGCCACACCGGTTCTCGCCGGGGAGATCGCCGTCTCTGCCGCCGCCAGCCTGAAAGAAGCGATGAACGAGATCGCGGAGCGTTTCGAGAAATTGCACCCGGGGGTGAGAATCGTGCCCAACTACGGGGCGTCGGGGACCCTCGCCAAGCAGATCGAGAGCGGCGCACCCGCCGACATCTTCATCTCGGCCAACGAGGAATGGATGACCTACCTGAAGCAGAGAAGACTGGTCTCGGCAAGCGACACACTTGCCTGCAACACCCTCGTCTTTGCCGGCGGCACCGACAGGAAAGTCACCGACATGCGCGACCTCGTCGCGCTGGGGAGGATCGCCATGGGAAGCCCCAAGAGCGTCCCGGCCGGCGAGTACGCGACCGAGGCCATCAAAAAAGCCGGCCTGACCCAGCAGCTGAGCGGGAAACTGGTTTTCGCCAAGGACGTCAGGCAGAGCATGATGTACGCGGAACGCGGTGAAGTGGACGGGGCTTTCGTCTACCGGACCGACGCGCTCTTGGGAAAGCGGGCGAGAATCCTCTTCACCGTGCCGCAGCAGCTCTATCCCCGCATCAGCTACCCCATGGCACTCACCACCTCTGCCGCCGGAAAGAACGAGGCCGCGGCTTTTTTCCGGTACCTCAAACAGCCCGAAGCGGTCTCAGTGTTGAGAAAGAACGGCTTCACTTTTTGA
- a CDS encoding response regulator — protein sequence MIRLVIADDHPLILNGLTGLFNFEEDFEVLASCSNGSDAIEEIRRQRPDVAVLDIRMPGMSGIDVARRVTEEKLGARLVLLTAALDDEDMLDAVMLGIQGVVLKEMAPQFLVQCIRKVHAGEQWLERRSAKQALEKLLKREAGGREVANILTQREVELVRMVSGGLRNKEIADRLCISEGTVKVHLHNIYQKVNVDGRVALLRYAQEKGLV from the coding sequence ATGATACGACTGGTCATAGCCGATGACCATCCCCTGATCCTGAACGGGCTGACCGGCCTCTTCAACTTCGAGGAGGACTTCGAGGTGCTGGCAAGCTGCAGCAACGGCTCCGACGCCATCGAAGAGATCCGCCGGCAGCGCCCGGACGTGGCGGTGCTCGACATCCGCATGCCCGGCATGAGCGGCATCGACGTGGCCCGCAGGGTGACCGAGGAAAAGCTCGGCGCCCGGCTGGTGCTGCTCACCGCGGCCCTGGATGACGAGGACATGCTGGACGCGGTGATGCTCGGCATCCAGGGGGTGGTCCTGAAGGAGATGGCACCCCAGTTCCTGGTGCAGTGCATCCGCAAGGTGCATGCGGGCGAGCAGTGGCTGGAGCGCCGCTCCGCCAAGCAGGCCCTGGAAAAACTCCTGAAGCGCGAGGCGGGGGGGCGCGAGGTGGCCAACATCCTCACCCAGCGCGAGGTCGAGTTGGTACGCATGGTGTCCGGCGGGCTGCGCAACAAGGAGATCGCCGACAGGCTCTGTATCAGCGAGGGAACGGTGAAGGTACACCTGCACAACATCTACCAGAAGGTGAACGTGGATGGGCGCGTGGCGCTCCTGCGTTACGCACAGGAGAAGGGGCTCGTGTAA
- a CDS encoding PAS domain-containing hybrid sensor histidine kinase/response regulator, producing the protein MPTEENLTSSTHPDSDSNQGGCAGRDPVLEQTLADYYLKILAQAPVLIWRANTKAECDWFNDTWLSFTGRTMEQEYGNGWAEGVHQEDLQRCVDIWLGAFQKRESFEMEYRLRRHDGEFRWILDIGRPIAAVDGCFAGYIGYCFDITDRKIAEMELVLARESAEAANRAKSDFLANMSHEIRTPMNSIMGMSQLLAFTDLTAEQKEYVDGILSSSEGLLAIINDILDLSKVEAGKIDLELQDFSIRRCVYEVIKAQMNAAMAKGLFLKPEIAEEVPETLVGDQLRLKQVLLNILGNAVKFTGAGGVTISVSLQEDRGEIAVLDISVTDTGIGITDEAIERIFSPFGQEDSSTTRKYGGTGLGLSISSKLVELMGGRLWAESRKNAGSSFHMVIPFQRSDERPNLPKQERSPVRPLWEGAKLHILLADDQETNRNIMSRLLERFGHKLDTAVDGEEVLRKWSEQRFDVILMDVEMPTMDGNEAMRHIREKERSTGDRTTIIALTAHALKNQQEMFLKLGYDGYVPKPVEIASLLQELKRCLPSAAAPPKAPADAAAPRAAGPVDITQLADILSSVIPLLKQRNMGVLDKVNDLAHALPEFPLLSQLNQQIRQFDCTGALQTVQKLCEELDIQIDQRL; encoded by the coding sequence ATGCCGACAGAAGAGAACCTCACTTCCAGCACACACCCCGACTCCGACAGCAACCAAGGCGGCTGCGCCGGCCGGGATCCCGTCCTGGAGCAGACACTGGCGGACTACTACCTGAAAATCCTGGCCCAGGCCCCGGTCCTGATATGGCGCGCCAACACGAAGGCCGAATGCGACTGGTTCAACGACACCTGGCTCTCGTTCACGGGCCGGACCATGGAGCAGGAGTACGGCAACGGCTGGGCCGAAGGGGTGCACCAGGAGGACCTGCAGCGTTGCGTCGATATCTGGCTGGGCGCGTTCCAAAAGCGTGAAAGCTTCGAGATGGAATACCGTCTGCGCCGCCACGACGGAGAGTTCCGCTGGATCCTCGATATCGGCCGCCCGATCGCGGCGGTGGACGGCTGCTTCGCCGGGTACATCGGCTACTGCTTCGACATCACCGACCGCAAGATCGCCGAGATGGAACTGGTGCTGGCCCGGGAGAGCGCCGAGGCGGCCAACCGGGCCAAGAGCGATTTCCTCGCCAACATGAGCCACGAGATCCGGACCCCCATGAACAGCATCATGGGGATGTCCCAACTGCTGGCCTTCACCGACCTCACCGCTGAGCAGAAGGAGTACGTGGACGGCATCCTCTCCTCCTCGGAAGGGCTTTTGGCCATCATCAACGACATCCTCGACCTGTCCAAGGTGGAAGCAGGCAAGATCGACCTGGAACTGCAAGATTTCAGCATCAGGCGCTGCGTCTACGAAGTCATCAAGGCCCAGATGAACGCGGCCATGGCAAAGGGTCTTTTCCTCAAGCCGGAGATAGCCGAGGAGGTGCCCGAGACCCTGGTGGGAGACCAGTTGCGGCTGAAACAGGTGCTCCTGAACATCCTGGGCAACGCCGTCAAGTTCACCGGCGCGGGAGGGGTCACCATCTCCGTCTCCCTCCAGGAAGATCGCGGCGAGATCGCCGTCCTCGACATCAGCGTCACCGACACCGGCATCGGCATCACGGACGAAGCGATCGAGCGCATCTTCTCCCCTTTCGGCCAGGAGGACAGCTCCACCACGCGGAAGTACGGCGGCACCGGCCTTGGGCTTTCCATCAGCAGCAAACTGGTCGAACTCATGGGGGGCCGGCTCTGGGCCGAGAGCCGCAAGAATGCGGGGAGCAGCTTTCACATGGTGATCCCGTTTCAGCGCTCCGACGAGCGCCCCAACCTGCCCAAGCAGGAACGGAGCCCCGTCAGGCCTTTGTGGGAAGGAGCGAAGCTGCACATCCTGCTCGCCGACGACCAGGAGACCAACCGCAACATCATGTCCCGGCTGCTGGAGCGCTTCGGGCACAAGCTCGATACCGCGGTCGACGGCGAGGAGGTGCTGCGCAAGTGGAGCGAGCAGCGGTTCGACGTCATCCTCATGGACGTCGAGATGCCGACCATGGACGGCAACGAAGCGATGCGCCACATCAGGGAGAAGGAGCGCAGCACCGGTGACCGGACCACCATCATCGCCCTCACCGCCCACGCCCTGAAGAATCAGCAGGAGATGTTCCTGAAATTGGGATACGACGGCTACGTGCCCAAACCCGTTGAAATTGCATCCCTGCTGCAGGAATTGAAACGCTGCCTGCCGTCGGCCGCCGCCCCTCCCAAAGCCCCTGCCGATGCAGCCGCGCCCCGAGCGGCGGGGCCTGTTGACATCACACAACTAGCCGACATACTTAGTTCCGTGATCCCGCTGTTAAAGCAGAGAAACATGGGAGTCCTTGATAAGGTGAACGATCTCGCCCATGCTCTCCCCGAATTTCCCCTGCTGTCTCAGCTCAACCAACAAATCAGACAGTTCGACTGCACTGGGGCCTTACAGACAGTACAGAAGCTCTGCGAGGAGTTGGACATCCAGATTGACCAGCGTCTGTGA
- a CDS encoding hydrogenase small subunit, with protein sequence MSTTRTERSKDTFSISQILKERGVSRRDFLKFCSTVTAALALPPSFAPSVARALDEVKRPPLVWLEFQGCTGDSEALLRSANPTVAEIVLDILSVDYHETIMAAAGHQAEAALDKTITDYKGKYFAVIEGSIPMKDGGVYGCVGGKSNLERARQVCGNAAATIAIGNCASYGGIPAAAPNPTGAVGVKEAVPGATVINLPGCPCNADNLTATIVHYLVFNKIPALDGHGRPLFAYGKRIHDNCERRPHFDAGQYVEKWGDDGHRKGYCLYKMGCKGPATFHNCPTQRYNEKTAWPIGSGHPCVGCAEPQFWDVMSPMYRRLPNVPGFGIEHTADAIGLGLAAGAAGAFVVHGALSAMRKDKEPGEDAKED encoded by the coding sequence ATGAGCACGACGAGAACAGAGCGTAGTAAGGACACTTTCTCTATCAGCCAGATCCTGAAGGAACGCGGCGTCTCGCGACGCGACTTCCTCAAGTTCTGCTCAACGGTCACGGCGGCCCTGGCGCTGCCCCCCTCCTTCGCCCCGTCCGTGGCCCGGGCGCTGGACGAGGTGAAACGGCCGCCTTTAGTCTGGCTGGAATTCCAAGGCTGTACCGGCGACAGCGAGGCGCTGTTACGCTCGGCGAACCCCACCGTCGCCGAGATCGTCCTCGACATCCTCTCGGTCGACTACCACGAGACCATCATGGCCGCGGCGGGACACCAGGCCGAGGCGGCGCTGGACAAGACCATCACCGACTACAAGGGTAAGTACTTCGCGGTCATCGAGGGGTCCATCCCGATGAAGGACGGCGGGGTCTACGGCTGCGTGGGGGGCAAGTCCAACCTCGAGCGCGCCCGCCAGGTCTGCGGCAACGCGGCCGCCACCATCGCCATCGGCAACTGCGCCTCCTACGGCGGGATTCCCGCGGCAGCCCCCAACCCGACCGGCGCGGTGGGGGTCAAGGAGGCGGTCCCCGGCGCCACGGTGATCAACCTCCCCGGCTGCCCCTGCAACGCCGACAACCTGACCGCCACCATCGTGCACTACCTGGTCTTCAACAAGATCCCCGCACTCGACGGCCACGGCCGGCCGCTTTTCGCCTACGGCAAGCGCATCCATGACAACTGCGAGCGGCGCCCGCACTTCGACGCCGGCCAGTACGTGGAGAAGTGGGGGGACGACGGGCACCGCAAGGGATACTGCCTCTACAAGATGGGGTGTAAGGGCCCCGCCACCTTCCACAACTGCCCCACCCAGCGCTACAACGAGAAAACCGCCTGGCCCATCGGCTCGGGACACCCCTGCGTCGGCTGCGCCGAGCCCCAGTTCTGGGACGTCATGTCCCCCATGTACCGACGGCTCCCCAACGTGCCCGGCTTCGGCATCGAACACACCGCCGACGCCATCGGCCTGGGGCTCGCCGCGGGTGCCGCGGGCGCCTTCGTGGTGCACGGCGCGCTTTCCGCCATGAGAAAGGACAAGGAACCGGGCGAAGACGCCAAGGAGGACTAA
- a CDS encoding c-type cytochrome produces MPVRPTTRLSPPPPGGRRPGGGPGTRPGERPLRRATVAWLALAALLGGCTDSSKMAPLPPASARGEQLFKERCAPCHPDGGNVINRKKTLHGGVLADNGITTPSGIVARMRNPGPGMTRFDRGTIPDADARLIAEYILATYR; encoded by the coding sequence ATGCCTGTACGTCCGACAACCCGCCTGTCACCTCCTCCCCCCGGAGGGAGGAGGCCGGGAGGGGGGCCTGGCACGAGACCGGGCGAAAGGCCGCTTCGACGCGCCACCGTCGCCTGGCTTGCCCTCGCCGCGCTCCTTGGCGGCTGCACCGACTCCTCGAAGATGGCGCCGCTGCCGCCTGCCAGCGCGCGCGGCGAACAGCTCTTCAAGGAGCGTTGCGCCCCCTGCCACCCCGACGGCGGCAACGTCATCAACCGTAAGAAGACCCTGCACGGCGGCGTGCTCGCCGACAACGGCATCACCACGCCGTCCGGCATCGTCGCCAGGATGCGCAACCCCGGCCCGGGGATGACCCGTTTCGACCGGGGCACCATCCCCGACGCCGACGCCCGTCTCATCGCCGAATACATCCTCGCCACCTACCGCTGA
- a CDS encoding HyaD/HybD family hydrogenase maturation endopeptidase — MGDDGVGIRVVQQLQREYRFPKSVEIVDGGTLGLDLLPVLEGRSHLIMVDAVETGKEPGTCVRLSGEELPIALETKVSPHQMGLKDLLSVARLMGQAPGKMVLIGVQPGSIEMGTELTHEVSLQVESMKGAVLKELTAYGVQCRPVSRTVSECRD; from the coding sequence ATGGGCGACGACGGCGTCGGCATCCGGGTGGTGCAGCAGCTGCAGCGGGAGTACCGCTTTCCCAAGAGCGTCGAGATCGTCGACGGCGGGACGCTGGGGCTCGACCTCCTCCCGGTCCTGGAGGGGAGGAGTCACCTGATCATGGTCGATGCCGTCGAAACAGGAAAGGAACCGGGAACCTGCGTGCGGCTCTCCGGAGAGGAGCTCCCCATCGCCCTGGAGACCAAGGTCTCGCCGCACCAGATGGGGCTGAAGGATCTTCTTTCCGTCGCGCGGCTCATGGGGCAGGCGCCGGGCAAGATGGTTCTGATCGGGGTGCAGCCGGGGAGCATCGAGATGGGGACCGAGCTGACCCACGAGGTATCGCTGCAGGTGGAGAGCATGAAGGGGGCGGTCTTGAAGGAGCTCACCGCCTACGGCGTCCAGTGCCGTCCCGTCTCCCGCACCGTCAGCGAGTGCCGGGACTGA